ATTGAGACATTTATGAGGATCTTAGGTCCCTCCCAAGAAAGCCTTAGGgcttaataaatattcttatttaagTTGCTTCTTTAGCATCTACTAAAATATCCTGAGTTCTTACTATGTTGTTGAAGTACTTGATCTGCAAGATTTGCCAACTATCCCTAGAATCATGTTAATCACCTTTTAGGCCTCTAAAACAAAGTAAATGAAGAACTTGTTATGTtaggaaaatttaaatttttctatgGCATGTGATTGATAGAGAATCTTCTTAATTAACTTTAATTGATATGTTAGATTTAGGCATTTGGAAAGTCATGAGCATCACGTTAATTTGTTGGAAATAAATTCTTACATTATGTATGAAATAATACAAAATGTATGTTTCTTGAAGTGAAAAATGGCAATCTTGCTAGAATTAGTTTGATATTATTTCCAAAAACTTCACTTACAAAATTTGGAAACACCCCTAAGTGAAAAAAGCAACCTTTACTAAAAGGatgatttatatttatgatataaaaaagccttcacaaaaaaataaaataaaaatgatgatatcTCTATTTTAGGGGGAGAAAAATTGTTGTGTTGTATGATGATCAACACTTTCATGTGTTAAATAGAAATCCATGAACTAGCTTCAAATTGAATGAATGTTGAATAATAGGGCATGGTTTAATgatctttcaaaaatcaaaattgaatcaTTTAAGTTAGGCGATAAGTCAATGTCCAAGGATGATGATATTCTGATTATGATGATATTACATCTCCAATGATATGGACAAACATGAGAATTCCAAGGATGATGATATTATGATTATGATGATTACgatgataatgattttttttatttattatttatttattttatttttttgtgaaaatttgtgGTGGATGTGTATTCAGAACTCACTCCTGATTTTCTTGAGTCTCCAGTTTGGCTTGATATATCAGGACCTGAGCCCTAATCTAAGATGAATGATGAAGCTCGACCCTGTCCGTAAAGAAAACAACTTGCAATTCTGCTATTAACCTGCCATAACCAAAATTCGGTATTTGTCTCACATAAATATGGGGAAATCACCTGTTTCGTTTTCATGTTTCTTCATTGCAGACATGAATGCATCGTAcatatcaagcaccacaaaTTTAGATTCAGGCTTCAGCTCCTCTACCATAGAAGTTAGTAATAGGTTCTGAAACAGTGCAGCCAAGTTTCCCGTTAAATTACATTTCTTGTATGAGTATTCCATTGTAAATTCAGGCAAACATCCAAGGGGCTGTATTCCCAGAACGGCTACTTTCGGCACTCCCAAATCATGAATACGTTGTCGATCCAAGCCAAGCTGCTTAACAACAGATACAATGAAGGCTGGCAAACCCTAAAATGTACATTTGAAGTGAG
This DNA window, taken from Vitis riparia cultivar Riparia Gloire de Montpellier isolate 1030 chromosome 13, EGFV_Vit.rip_1.0, whole genome shotgun sequence, encodes the following:
- the LOC117927965 gene encoding GDSL esterase/lipase At5g03610-like, giving the protein MGIKSPTPYRYRKLRSIKYGMNFAYGGTGVFDTLVAAPNKTKQIDLFEQLLKEKLYTKDGLKFSTALVSVSGNDCGIYLARGGSLQGLPAFIVSVVKQLGLDRQRIHDLGVPKVAVLGIQPLGCLPEFTMEYSYKKCNLTGNLAALFQNLLLTSMVEELKPESKFVVLDMYDAFMSAMKKHENETGDFPIFM